In a single window of the Cupriavidus basilensis genome:
- a CDS encoding CaiB/BaiF CoA transferase family protein: MAQTDLQSALPSRTPPSSEAVDDLPFSGLRILDISQGIAGPYCAHILWQQGADVIKVDPPAGDWGRHVGVVRGEHSALSIAYNAGKRGVCIDAATDAGKALLFDLALRADIVVQNFRPQVAERLGVGYAALCARNPALVYVSISGYGADGPYADYPASDSVMQADSGLMHTNRMADGSPRRIGMLLADAATGLYAAQAAAAALCRRFRSGAGAHVALSLFDACVALQANNILEYAIQGAVTAGPVSAPNGVFATSDGSLTLLALNNAQFGRLCRALDRPGWAQDARFADNASRMAHAAWLQDAVAAVLAGKSTAHWLGVLQAHDILHAPVRHYQQVLDHPLAALQGTFQTVEQAGLGALPFAGIPAKGMRRAATAAPRVGEHTEAVLREYGVPSNKLAQWLEMGVVRQASPLAGNAAAGASA; the protein is encoded by the coding sequence ATGGCCCAGACCGACCTGCAATCCGCCCTACCTTCGCGTACCCCGCCTTCATCCGAAGCTGTCGACGACCTGCCCTTCTCCGGCCTGCGCATCCTGGATATCAGCCAGGGCATCGCAGGCCCCTACTGCGCGCATATCCTCTGGCAGCAAGGTGCCGACGTCATCAAGGTCGATCCGCCTGCAGGCGATTGGGGCCGACATGTTGGCGTGGTGCGTGGCGAGCACAGTGCCCTGTCGATCGCGTACAACGCCGGCAAGCGCGGCGTCTGCATCGATGCGGCCACCGACGCCGGCAAGGCGTTGTTGTTCGACCTCGCGCTGCGGGCGGATATCGTGGTGCAGAACTTCCGGCCGCAGGTTGCCGAGCGCCTTGGCGTTGGCTACGCGGCGCTGTGTGCGCGCAATCCGGCGCTGGTCTATGTGTCCATCAGCGGCTATGGCGCGGACGGCCCTTATGCCGACTACCCGGCCTCGGACTCCGTGATGCAGGCCGACAGCGGCCTCATGCACACCAACCGCATGGCCGACGGCTCGCCGCGGCGCATCGGCATGCTGTTGGCGGACGCGGCCACCGGCCTGTACGCGGCGCAGGCCGCCGCCGCCGCCTTGTGCAGGCGCTTTCGCAGCGGTGCCGGCGCGCATGTCGCGCTGAGCCTGTTCGACGCCTGCGTGGCGCTGCAGGCCAACAATATCCTCGAGTACGCCATCCAGGGCGCTGTGACCGCCGGGCCGGTGAGCGCGCCAAATGGCGTCTTTGCCACCAGCGATGGCAGCCTCACCTTGCTGGCGCTCAACAACGCGCAATTCGGCAGGCTCTGCCGCGCGCTGGATCGCCCTGGCTGGGCGCAAGATGCGCGCTTTGCGGACAACGCCAGCCGCATGGCGCACGCGGCCTGGCTGCAGGACGCCGTGGCGGCGGTACTTGCCGGCAAAAGCACGGCGCACTGGCTCGGCGTCCTGCAGGCGCACGACATCCTTCATGCGCCGGTGCGCCACTACCAGCAAGTGCTCGACCACCCGCTGGCGGCGCTGCAGGGGACCTTCCAGACGGTCGAGCAGGCGGGGCTGGGTGCCTTGCCGTTTGCCGGCATCCCCGCCAAGGGCATGCGGCGGGCGGCCACCGCCGCGCCGCGTGTCGGTGAACACACCGAAGCCGTGCTGCGTGAGTACGGTGTCCCCTCGAACAAGCTCGCGCAATGGCTGGAGATGGGCGTGGTCAGGCAGGCCAGCCCTCTGGCGGGTAACGCCGCCGCGGGAGCCAGCGCATGA
- a CDS encoding NADPH:quinone oxidoreductase family protein, translating into MRALLCEHFGKAQDVRLASIPCPALADPHAVTLAVEYASVSHATGLMVEGRYQTKPPLPFVPGTEAVGRVVACGAAVTRLRPGDRVAAIADWGCFAEEVTLPEYTVYPIPDTLDALQALPIPLSYGTAYCGLVWRCAVQPGDTVLVLGAGAGVGLAAVEIAHQLGASVIACASTEAKRAQALRRGAQHALAPEDLAAAVKRVSGGRGADVVVDPVGGDLFDQALRAAAANARILSIGFASGRIPQAPLNLLLVKNLTLHGFFVGRYIGWTPANERAQHAHALQAVMKTLCGWASEGKIRPTVSKVYPMSGLAEALDALEARQVIGKVAIKIKETNAWQIDSGS; encoded by the coding sequence ATGCGGGCCCTGCTCTGCGAACATTTCGGCAAAGCGCAAGACGTCCGCCTTGCCAGCATCCCGTGCCCGGCGTTGGCGGATCCGCACGCTGTCACGCTGGCCGTGGAGTACGCAAGCGTCAGCCACGCCACGGGCCTGATGGTGGAAGGCCGCTACCAGACCAAGCCGCCGCTGCCGTTCGTGCCCGGCACCGAGGCGGTCGGCCGCGTAGTGGCTTGCGGCGCAGCGGTAACCCGCCTGCGCCCTGGCGACCGCGTGGCGGCCATTGCCGACTGGGGCTGCTTTGCCGAAGAAGTCACGCTGCCCGAATACACGGTCTACCCCATTCCCGATACGCTTGACGCGCTGCAAGCCCTGCCGATCCCGCTCTCCTACGGCACCGCTTACTGCGGCCTGGTGTGGCGCTGCGCCGTGCAGCCCGGTGACACGGTGCTGGTGCTTGGCGCCGGCGCCGGCGTGGGCCTGGCCGCCGTGGAAATCGCCCACCAGTTGGGCGCTTCGGTGATTGCTTGCGCCAGCACCGAAGCGAAACGCGCACAGGCCCTGCGGCGCGGCGCCCAACATGCGCTCGCCCCGGAAGACCTGGCCGCCGCCGTCAAGCGCGTGAGCGGTGGACGCGGTGCCGACGTGGTGGTGGACCCGGTAGGCGGCGACCTGTTCGACCAGGCGCTGCGCGCTGCGGCCGCCAACGCGCGAATCCTCAGCATCGGCTTTGCCAGCGGCCGCATCCCGCAAGCGCCGCTGAACCTGCTGCTGGTAAAGAACCTGACGCTGCATGGATTTTTCGTCGGCCGCTACATCGGCTGGACGCCCGCCAACGAGCGCGCACAGCATGCCCACGCATTGCAGGCCGTCATGAAGACACTGTGCGGCTGGGCCAGCGAAGGAAAGATCCGACCGACCGTGTCGAAGGTGTACCCGATGAGCGGGCTGGCCGAGGCGCTGGACGCGCTGGAAGCCAGGCAGGTCATCGGCAAAGTCGCAATAAAAATCAAGGAGACTAACGCATGGCAAATCGATTCAGGGTCCTGA